The Felis catus isolate Fca126 chromosome X, F.catus_Fca126_mat1.0, whole genome shotgun sequence genome includes a region encoding these proteins:
- the BMP15 gene encoding bone morphogenetic protein 15 precursor (The RefSeq protein has 2 substitutions compared to this genomic sequence): MLCLSIVRILLWGLVLFMEHGVQMTKIGQPSNALMADAPSLPLIRELLEGAPGKQQRKPPVLGHPLRYMLELYQRSADARGRPRENRTIGATMVRLVRPLADVARPLRGPWNIQTLDFPLRPNRVAYQLVQATVVYRHQLHLARFHLPCHVEPWVQKGPTNHFPSSGGYSSKPSMLYKAWTEMDITQHVQRLWNKKGRRVLRLHFMCQQQKGSDILELQWHGTSSLDTAFLLLYFNDTHESVQKAKLLPRGLEEFMDDDSSLLLRRTRQTDSITSGVPGPFREHDGLKSNQRSLHPFQVSFHQLGWDHWIIAPHLYTPNYCKGICPRVLHYGLNSPNHAIIQNLVNELVDQSIPQPSCVPYKYVPISILLVEANGSILYKEYEDMIAQSCTCR, from the exons ATGCTCTGTCTCAGCATCGTTAGAATCCTTCTTTGGGGACTGGTGCTTTTTATGGAACATGGGGTCCAAATGACAAAGATAGGACAGCCCTCTAATGCCCTCATGGCTGATGCCCCTTCCTTGCCCCTGATTCGGGAGCTGCTGGAAGGAGCTCCTGGCAAGCAGCAGAGGAAGCCACCTGTCCTAGGGCATCCTTTGCGGTACATGTTGGAGTTGTACCAGCGTTCAGCCGATGCACGTGGGCGCCCTAGAGAGAACCGCACCATTGGGGCCACCATGGTGAGGCTGGTGAGACCCTTGGCTGATGTAGCAAGGCCTCTCAGAG GCCCCTGGAATATACAGACCCTGGACTTTCCTCTGAGACCGAACCGGGTAGCATACCAACTGGTCCAAGCCACTGTGGTTTATCGCCATCAGCTCCACCTAGCTCGTTTCCATCTCTCCTGCCATGTGGAGCCCTGGGTCCAGAAAGGCCCAACCAACCATTTTCCTTCTTCAGGAGGATATTCCTCAAAGCCTTCCATGCTGTATAAAGCTTGGACAGAGATGGATATCACACAACATGTTCAAAGGCTTTGGAATAAGAAGGGGCGCAGGGTTCTACGACTCCACTTCATGTGCCAGCAACAAAAAGGTAGTGACATTCTTGAGCTTCAGTGGCATGGAACTTCATCCTTGGACACTGCATTTTTGTTACTCTACTTCAATGATACTCATGAAAGTGTTCAGAAGGCCAAACTTCTCCCCAGAGGCCTGGAGGAATTCATGGACGATGACTCTTCTCTCCTCTTGCGGAGGACCCGGCAAACAGACAGTATCACATCTGGGGTTCCTGGTCCCTTCAGGGAACATGATGGGCTTAAAAGTAACCAGTGTTCCCTCCACCCTTTCCAAGTCAGCTTCCATCAGCTGGGCTGGGATCACTGGATTATTGCTCCCCATCTATATACTCCAAACTACTGTAAGGGAATCTGCCCTCGGGTACTACACTATGGTCTTAATTCCCCTAATCATGCCATTATCCAGAACCTTGTCAATGAGCTGGTAGACCAGAGCATCCCTCAGCCCTCCTGTGTTCCATATAAGTATGTTCCCATTAGCATCCTTCTGGTTGAAGCAAATGGGAGTATCTTGTATAAGGAGTATGAGGACATGATTGCCCAGTCCTGCACATGCAGGTGA